DNA from Thioclava sp. GXIMD2076:
CTTCTGGTTGAAGCCCCAGACCTCGCGCGCACCGCGATAGGGCACCAGCGTGACCTCGCGCGACTGGCCCGGCTCGAAGCGCACGGCGGTGCCCGCCGCGATATCCAGCCGGTAGCCGCACGCAGCCTCGCGGTCGAATTGCAGACCCGGATTGGTCTCGGCAAAATGGTAATGGCTACCGACCTGGATCGGACGGTCGCCGGTATTGGCCACCAGGAGGGTGACAGGGGTCAGCCCCTCATTCAGCGTGATCTCGCCAGCGGCGGGAAGGATTTCACCGGGGATCATGTGCTTACCCCGCGAAAGCCAGCGCGAGACCGGCCGCAGCCGTCGCCACTCCCAGACCGCGCAGCGCGAAGCGGTGGATCACACGGCCGAAGACCATCCCCGCCACATGCAGACCGGCAGTGGCGAGCGTAAAGCCCGCGAAATAGGCCGCCATCCCATGCGCCGGACCTTCCGCCCCATGTGCCCAGCCATGCGCCATGCCAAAGAGCGCCACCATCGGCACCAGTGCGGCCACCGGCAGACGTGCCGAGAGCGCCACGATCGCGCCCAGAACGATGATCGAGGCAAGGATCAGCGGCTCGACCGAGAAGAACGGCACGCCATGCGCGCCCATGGTGGCACCGACCAGCATGGAGCCCACAAAGCCCGCAGGCACAGCCCAGAGCGCACGGCCACCCAGTTGCACGGCCATCAGACCAATGGCCACCATCGCCAGAATATGGTCAGCCCCGCTCAGCGGGTGCGCGATACCAGCCATAACGGTGCCGGCCTCATGGCCCGGATGCGCCATGGCAACGCTCGGCAGAAGGGCGGCGGCGGCGATGGTTTTCTTGAGATGTTTCATGGGAGTTCCTCGGTATCAGCGAATAGGGTGGTGGACGGTCACGAGTTTCGTGCCATCGGGGAATGTTGCCTCGACCTGAATGGAATGGATCATCTCGGGGATGCCCTCCATACATTGTTCACGGGTGATCACCTCGGCGCCGGTTTCCATCAGCTCGGCCACCGACCGGCCCGCGCGCGCGCCCTCGACCACGAAATCCGAAATGATCGCGATCGCCTCGGGATGGTTGAGTTTCACACCACGCTCCAGCCGCCCGCGCGCCACCATGGCGGCAAGGCTGACCATCAGCTTTTCCTTTTCCCTCGGGGTCAGGTTCATCTTATCCCTCTTCCTAAATCTGCCAGACGCGCGGTGCGGGCACATTGCCCCGCAAGACCGCCATCACCCGCAGCAATTGTTTGCGTAGCGGCCAGCCATCTCTGGCGATACACCGCATGATCACCTTGCCATCAAAACCGGAGGCTGCCGCCTCGACGCCCTCCTCGTCAAGCACATCCCGCACACGACCAACCGCATCCTCGGCGCCCTGACAGCACATCACCATCGTGGCAAAAGCACGGGCATCGCCCAGTAACGCGCCACGGTGCCCGAGCTCGGCGGTGCCCATCACAAAGGGCTCGATCATCACAGGCCTTCCCGCACGGCGGATCTCGCGCCGGTCGCGCAGGCCCAACGTGCCGACGGTCTCGCCCATCGCATGGCGCCCCAGCACCACGGACTCCAGCATCAGGCAGCCCGCATCAGGCGCCAGATCGATCACCGTGTGCCGGTCGATATGGGAGCGGTCGAACAGGATCGTCTCCTGCGGCACCCAGTCAAGCCAGCTGCCCGCCCCCACCCTGTGCGTTACCCGCACGGTGGCCGCACCGTCATCGGCACGGTAAGCGCGCTCGGCCGCCTGGGTGGTGGCCACCACGCGGCCTCCTTCGATATCAAGCGCATAGGACAAGGTATCGCCCGAGGTCAGACCACCCGAGGTATTGAGAAACACCACCTCCGGCACCGCGCCCACACGCGGCAGCTGCGCCTTGGCCGAGCCGCGCTGGCGCAGCCCTTTCAGCCGACCGGCCTCAAAGCGCACGGCGGCATCGCCATGGCTGCGCTGCATCTGCGGGGAACTCTTGTGATCAAACATCATGCGTCCTTTCCCCGCCTCTTCTCGGTATTTATGCCCGAGGTCCATGCTGCCCCCAAGCCAAGAGCCTGATTTTCCCTATCATTGAGGCGGAATGTTCATAAAGTAACCAAACGGCGTATTTTTGAGCACTACCCGAGCGGTCCGAGACGGCGCTCCTCGGAGAGCATCACATTCGCTTCGACATGACCAACCGCCGGAAGCGTCATGATCCGCCGCCGGAGCACCCGCTCGAAATCGGGAATGTCACGGGCGGTCACCTGCAACCGGTAATCGAACTGGCCCAGAACGTGCTGGATCACCTGCACCTCCGTAATCGCCCCTGCCGCGCGCTCGAAATCCTCGAGGCTAACGCGGCCTCGCGTGGCGAGCTTGATCCCCAGAAACACCGTCACGCCAAAGCCCACCGCCGCACGGTCGATCACCGCCCGCGTGCCCGCCAGCACGCCGGCATCCTGCAACCGCTTCACCCGCCGCCATGCGGAGGGCTGCGACATCCCGAGCCGCCGCCCCAAAGCACCTGCATTCAACGTTCCATCCTCGGCCAGCGCGCGCAGGATCTGACGATCGATATCGTCGAACGCGATCATAGCGGCAACTCCGTGCTATCCTTCACCTTGGAAATCAGCATCAGCGCGTCGGTCTCCTGGATATGCGGCAGGGACAGGATCTGGCTACGGTAGATCTGCTGGTAATGCGCCATGTCACGGGCAATCACATTGAGCCGCACATCGGTCTGGCCAAGAAAGGTCTGGATCTCGATCACCTCCGGCACCTTACGGGCGGCCTCCAGAAACTGGTCGAAAGCCCGCGGATTTGTCTTGTCGAGCGTGAAGCGCAAGGACACTTCGACCTCCCACCCCAAGGCCCGCCAGTTGATGATCGCCTGCCGCCCCTGCAAGACCCCCTCGGCCTGCATCTTCTCGATCCGGCGCCAACAGGTGGCCGTGGTCAGCCCCGCCCGCTCGGCCAGATCGGCATTGCTCTGCGCCGGATCGGCCATCAGATGGCGCAAGATCCGCCGATCCACATCATCAAGTTGCATGAATATTTCATCCAGATCGAAAATTACGAATTACAATTTCGATATTACGCATATTTTATTCCGATCGTCATGGGAATTTTTGTCTGAACCTGTATTGTGGCCCCAACCGCAAGTGGAGGAAAGAACATGCGTGTATTCTATGATCGCGACTGCGATGTGAACCTGATCAAGGATCTCAAAGTTGCTATTCTCGGCTATGGCAGCCAGGGCCACGCCCATGCGCTGAACCTGCGCGACTCGGGCGCAAAAAACCTTGCCATCGCGCTGCGCGAAGGCTCACCCTCGGCCAAGAAAGCCGAAGCAGAAGGTCTGGCCGTCATGGGCATCGCCGAAGCCGCTGCTTGGGCCGATGTTATCATGTTCGCCATGCCCGACGAACTGCAGGCCGAAACCTACAAGAAATATGTGCATGACAACCTGCGCGAAGGTGCAGCGATTGCCTTTGCCCACGGCCTGAACGTGCATTTCGGCCTGATCGAGCCGAAAGCCGGCGTCGATGTCATCATGATGGCGCCCAAAGGTCCGGGCCACACCGTGCGTGGCGAATACGTCAAAGGCGGCGGCGTGCCCTGCCTCTTCGCAGTCGAAACCGACGCAACCGGCCGCGCGCAAGACATCGCGCTGTCCTATTGCTCGGCCATCGGTGGCGGCCGCTCGGGCATCATCGAGACCAATTTCCGTCAGGAATGCGAAACCGACCTCTTCGGCGAGCAAGCCGTTCTCTGTGGCGGTCTGGTCGAACTGATCCGTTGCGGCTTCGAGACCCTCGTCGAGGCAGGCTACGAGCCGGAAATGGCCTATTTCGAGTGCCTGCACGAAGTGAAACTGATCGTCGACCTGATCTATGAGGGCGGTATCGCCACCATGGATTACTCGATCTCGAACACCGCGGAATACGGCCAATATGTCTCGGGCCCGCGTATCCTCCCCTACGAGGAAACCAAAGCCCGCATGAAAGCCGTCCTCACGGACATCCAGACCGGCAAATTCGTGCGTGACTTCATGCTCGAAAACTCGGTCGGTCAACCGACCCTCAAAGCGTCGCGCCGCGCCAATGACGAGCACCCGATCGAACAGACCGGTGCGAAACTGCGCGAGATGATGCCCTGGATCGGCAAAGGCAAGCTGGTCGACAAAGCGCGCAACTGATCGCGTCCGACCCGACCTGAAGGAAGGCACCCTCCGGGGTGCCTTTTTACTTTCCGCCTTCCAGCGTCTCCAAATATCCCGGGGTGAATTGGCGCGAAGCGCCAAGAGGGGCAGCGCCCCTGCGACCGCCCCACAAATAAGCCCCCTATCGGGACGCGCTCCGCAAGCATTCGCTTGCCCAGCCCCTCCGGCCCGCCTATAAGGCCCCCATGACATTTTGTGACCACATCCTGCGAATTACCGGCCCGGCGCTCTGACGCGTCAGGGTAGCCGGGTGATGTGTGCCAGATGACGGGCAGGCACTGCGCCGCCCGACCGATCCCCTTCCAAGGATATGCTCCCTATGTGTGCCGACACGACCGACAAATCCGTCGATTACCACGATACCGTCTTCCTGCCCGAAACCGATTTCCCGATGCGCGCGGGCCTGCCCCTGCGCGAGCCCGAATGGCTCGAGCGTTGGGCGAAGATCGGCATCTATGACCGGCTGCGCGAAAAAGCCCAAGGCCGCACCCCCTTCACGCTGCATGACGGCCCTCCCTATGCCAACGGGCATCTCCATATCGGCCACGCGCTGAACAAGGTGATCAAGGACATCATCACCCGTTCGCACCAGATGATGGGCCATGACGCGCGCTATGTTCCGGGCTGGGATTGCCACGGCCTGCCGATCGAATGGAAGATCGAGGAGCAATACCGCAAGGCCGGCAAGGACAAGGACGAAGTTCCGGTCATCGACTTCCGTCAGGAATGCCGCAAGTTTGCCGAAGGCTGGGTCGATATCCAGCGCGAGGAATTCAAGCGCCTTGGCGTTTACGGGAATTGGGACGACCCCTACCTGACCATGAATTTCCACGCCGAGCGCGTGATCGCGGAAGAGTTCATGACCTTCCTGATGAATGGCACGCTCTATCAGGGCTCGAAACCCGTGATGTGGTCGCCGGTCGAGAAGACCGCGCTGGCCGAGGCAGAGGTCGAATATCACGACCACACGAGCCACATGATCTGGGTCCGCTTCAAGCCCAAGGCCGATGTGCTGGACGGCGCTTCGGTCGTGATCTGGACCACCACGCCCTGGACCATCCCGCAAAACCGCGCGGTGGCCTATGGCCCGTCCATGTCCTACGGCCTCTACCGTGTGGATATTCCCGCCGAAAAATCCACGGCGGAAGCGGGCGAGCTGATCGTGCTGGCCGACAAGCTGGCCGATGATGTGATGAATTCCGCCAAGGTCGAGGGCTATTCGCGCATCCGCGATGTGGCGACTTCGGAATTCGAGGGCGTGATCCTCAACCACCCCTATGCGGGTGTCGAAGGCGCCAATGGCGAGTGGGATTACGATGTCCCCATGCTGCCGGGCGATCATGTGACCGATGATGCGGGCACGGGCTTTGTCCATACCGCGCCGTCGCATGGTGATGACGACTATCAGCTGGGCCTGAAATTCGGCCTCAAGATGACCTATAACATCGAGGCCGATGGCTCCTATCGCGCTGATCTGCCGCTCTTTGCCGGCATGAAGATCGTGGCCGATGATGGCAAGGACGGGCCCGCCAATGTGGAAAACATCAAGCAGCTGGCCTATGCCGGTGCGCTGCTGTCCAAGGGCAAGCTGAAGCACAGCTATCCGCATAGCTGGCGCTCGAAGGCACCGCTGATCTATCGCAACACGCCGCAATGGTTTGCCGCCATCGATGCGAAAATGGAGGACGGCATGGGCACCTATGGTGACACCATCCGTCAGCGCGCGCTGAAATCCATCGAGGAACTGGTGACCTTCACCCCCGAGCGCGGCAAGAACCGCCTGCATTCGATGATCGAGACGCGCCCCGACTGGGTTCTGTCGCGCCAGCGCGCCTGGGGCGTGCCGCTGACCTGCTTTACCAAAGTCGGCGCCAAACCCGATGCCGAGGACTTCCTGCTGCGCAACGCGGAAGTGAATGCCCGCATCACCGCAGCCTTCGAGGAAAAAGGCGCCGATGTCTGGTATGAAGAGGGCTTCAAGGCCCGCGTGCTCGATGGCATCGTGAACCCCGAGGACTACAATCAGGTCTTCGACGTGCTGGATGTATGGTTCGACTCTGGGTCCACCCATGCCTTCGTGCTGCGTGACCGCGAGGATGGCACCCCCGATGGCATCGCGGATGTCTATCTGGAAGGCACCGACCAGCACCGTGGCTGGTTCCATTCCTCGCTCCTGCAGGCCTCGGCCACCAAGGGCCGTGCGCCCTATCGCAATGTGGTCACCCATGGGTTCACGCTGGATGAGAAGGGCATGAAAATGTCCAAATCCATCGGCAACACCGTCGCGCCGCAAGAGGTAATCTCGGAATATGGCGCCGATATCCTGCGTCTGTGGGTGGCACAGGCCGATTACACCGCCGACCAGCGGATCGGTCCGAAAATCCTCAAGGGCGTGGCTGATAGCTATCGCCGCCTGCGCAACACGCTGCGCTATATGCTCGGCGCGCTGAAGGATTTCGACGAGAGCGAGCGTCTGGATGTTTCGGAAATGCCCGAGCTCGAGCGCTTCATCCTGCACCGTCTGGCGGAGCTCGACACGGAAATCCAGGCAGATTACCGCGCCTTCAACTTCCAGTCCGTGTTCCAGAAGCTCTTCACCTTCTGCACGATCGAGCTGTCGGCCTTCCATTTCGACATCCGCAAGGACGCGCTCTATTGCGACCCGGCAGACAGCACCCGCCGCCGTGCCGCCCGCACGGTGATGGATATCCTGTTCCATCGCCTGACCACATGGCTCGCGCCGATCCTGCCATTTACGATGGAAGATGTCTGGCTGTCGCGCTTTGAGGGTGCGGAGGCCTCGGTCCATCTCGAGGACTTCCCCGAGACGCCTGCCGAGTGGCGCAATGCCGCACTGGCCCAGAAATGGGAGGCGATCCGCCGTGCCCGCCGTGCCGTGACCGCAGCCCTCGAGGTGCAGCGCCGCGACAAGGTGATCGGTGCCTCGCTCGAGGCGGCACCCGTTGTGCATGTGGAGGATGCGGAGCTTTTGGACGTGCTGAAAACAGTGCCCTTCGAGGATCTGTGCATCACCTCCGGCATCACGCTGACGGCGGATGCGGCCCCTGCCGAGGCCTTCCGCCTGCCCGATGTGGCGGGTGTGGCCGTGGTCTTCGAGATGGCCGAGGGCGAGAAATGCGAACGTTGCTGGCGCATCCTGCCGGATGTCGGCACGCACCAGCACGCCCATACCTGCAAACGCTGCAACGATGCGCTCGGCTAAATCGGGCTGTATGGCAAAACAAAACGGCGCCCCGATCGGGGCGCC
Protein-coding regions in this window:
- the ileS gene encoding isoleucine--tRNA ligase — protein: MCADTTDKSVDYHDTVFLPETDFPMRAGLPLREPEWLERWAKIGIYDRLREKAQGRTPFTLHDGPPYANGHLHIGHALNKVIKDIITRSHQMMGHDARYVPGWDCHGLPIEWKIEEQYRKAGKDKDEVPVIDFRQECRKFAEGWVDIQREEFKRLGVYGNWDDPYLTMNFHAERVIAEEFMTFLMNGTLYQGSKPVMWSPVEKTALAEAEVEYHDHTSHMIWVRFKPKADVLDGASVVIWTTTPWTIPQNRAVAYGPSMSYGLYRVDIPAEKSTAEAGELIVLADKLADDVMNSAKVEGYSRIRDVATSEFEGVILNHPYAGVEGANGEWDYDVPMLPGDHVTDDAGTGFVHTAPSHGDDDYQLGLKFGLKMTYNIEADGSYRADLPLFAGMKIVADDGKDGPANVENIKQLAYAGALLSKGKLKHSYPHSWRSKAPLIYRNTPQWFAAIDAKMEDGMGTYGDTIRQRALKSIEELVTFTPERGKNRLHSMIETRPDWVLSRQRAWGVPLTCFTKVGAKPDAEDFLLRNAEVNARITAAFEEKGADVWYEEGFKARVLDGIVNPEDYNQVFDVLDVWFDSGSTHAFVLRDREDGTPDGIADVYLEGTDQHRGWFHSSLLQASATKGRAPYRNVVTHGFTLDEKGMKMSKSIGNTVAPQEVISEYGADILRLWVAQADYTADQRIGPKILKGVADSYRRLRNTLRYMLGALKDFDESERLDVSEMPELERFILHRLAELDTEIQADYRAFNFQSVFQKLFTFCTIELSAFHFDIRKDALYCDPADSTRRRAARTVMDILFHRLTTWLAPILPFTMEDVWLSRFEGAEASVHLEDFPETPAEWRNAALAQKWEAIRRARRAVTAALEVQRRDKVIGASLEAAPVVHVEDAELLDVLKTVPFEDLCITSGITLTADAAPAEAFRLPDVAGVAVVFEMAEGEKCERCWRILPDVGTHQHAHTCKRCNDALG
- a CDS encoding urease subunit beta — protein: MIPGEILPAAGEITLNEGLTPVTLLVANTGDRPIQVGSHYHFAETNPGLQFDREAACGYRLDIAAGTAVRFEPGQSREVTLVPYRGAREVWGFNQKVMGKL
- a CDS encoding urease subunit gamma; protein product: MNLTPREKEKLMVSLAAMVARGRLERGVKLNHPEAIAIISDFVVEGARAGRSVAELMETGAEVITREQCMEGIPEMIHSIQVEATFPDGTKLVTVHHPIR
- a CDS encoding HupE/UreJ family protein, with protein sequence MKHLKKTIAAAALLPSVAMAHPGHEAGTVMAGIAHPLSGADHILAMVAIGLMAVQLGGRALWAVPAGFVGSMLVGATMGAHGVPFFSVEPLILASIIVLGAIVALSARLPVAALVPMVALFGMAHGWAHGAEGPAHGMAAYFAGFTLATAGLHVAGMVFGRVIHRFALRGLGVATAAAGLALAFAG
- a CDS encoding urease accessory protein UreD, coding for MQRSHGDAAVRFEAGRLKGLRQRGSAKAQLPRVGAVPEVVFLNTSGGLTSGDTLSYALDIEGGRVVATTQAAERAYRADDGAATVRVTHRVGAGSWLDWVPQETILFDRSHIDRHTVIDLAPDAGCLMLESVVLGRHAMGETVGTLGLRDRREIRRAGRPVMIEPFVMGTAELGHRGALLGDARAFATMVMCCQGAEDAVGRVRDVLDEEGVEAAASGFDGKVIMRCIARDGWPLRKQLLRVMAVLRGNVPAPRVWQI
- the ilvC gene encoding ketol-acid reductoisomerase — its product is MRVFYDRDCDVNLIKDLKVAILGYGSQGHAHALNLRDSGAKNLAIALREGSPSAKKAEAEGLAVMGIAEAAAWADVIMFAMPDELQAETYKKYVHDNLREGAAIAFAHGLNVHFGLIEPKAGVDVIMMAPKGPGHTVRGEYVKGGGVPCLFAVETDATGRAQDIALSYCSAIGGGRSGIIETNFRQECETDLFGEQAVLCGGLVELIRCGFETLVEAGYEPEMAYFECLHEVKLIVDLIYEGGIATMDYSISNTAEYGQYVSGPRILPYEETKARMKAVLTDIQTGKFVRDFMLENSVGQPTLKASRRANDEHPIEQTGAKLREMMPWIGKGKLVDKARN
- a CDS encoding Lrp/AsnC family transcriptional regulator, translated to MQLDDVDRRILRHLMADPAQSNADLAERAGLTTATCWRRIEKMQAEGVLQGRQAIINWRALGWEVEVSLRFTLDKTNPRAFDQFLEAARKVPEVIEIQTFLGQTDVRLNVIARDMAHYQQIYRSQILSLPHIQETDALMLISKVKDSTELPL
- a CDS encoding Lrp/AsnC family transcriptional regulator, with protein sequence MIAFDDIDRQILRALAEDGTLNAGALGRRLGMSQPSAWRRVKRLQDAGVLAGTRAVIDRAAVGFGVTVFLGIKLATRGRVSLEDFERAAGAITEVQVIQHVLGQFDYRLQVTARDIPDFERVLRRRIMTLPAVGHVEANVMLSEERRLGPLG